From Dermacentor albipictus isolate Rhodes 1998 colony chromosome 8, USDA_Dalb.pri_finalv2, whole genome shotgun sequence:
CAgcaacacatcgcacatgcaTCAAAATAAAATAAGCGTCCTAAATCGCTGGATAAAACCGCCACACCCGATCTCGCTGGAGCGAAGCAATATCACGTCCTCCAACTTTCGACCAAATCACGACTGCAGTGCTGCCGCTTCCAGCTTCGGCCCTCGCGCAGCGTACTCTGAGGTAATCTGTGGCGAGTGCAACATTCCAGcccgagccgagatggctggtggcttcatgAGCTCTTTCTTTCAGCGTGCCAACACTGGTATAGAAACCACAGCATTAAAAGCGAATGAGGGTACGAATCAATTTAACTCACACCCTTGCACCTATATTTGGGGTGAGCATGCAAGATATAAACCAATTAAGGACCTTATTTTACCTTTACGATTGTAAATTATTTAGCAGTGTAGTATTCAAACTCGTCTAATCTTGCTTTAGGAAACTTGACAAGAGTGTTTCCCACCCTCGAAGCCAGTTTTCCTCTAAATCCGATAAAGCTTTCCCCTGTAGGATTTTCTAGATATGGTGCAAAATGTGGTAGTTCACTTGGTAATATGATGCATGTAATGATCAACTTTTGCTACTGTTATGCAAATAGACAGCAAATTTTATCGTTTAAATATGTCTTTAGGCTCATGTTAGGGTAATGAAATTGTGAAGTCACTGGACTCAAGCTGAAATTATCTCACAGTGCGAGTTATGTTGAGAACAGAGTAACGGACGTTGAGAAGTATACACAAAATACGACGTCAACACGTACATAACTTGTCTAAAAGTGCTCTGCATGCACCCAAAGACCGCATAGCCATGATTACGCGTTACCTTATTCGAATTGCAGGGACGATGGCCGCTGGACTTCCCACACCTAATGTAACAGTGCCAAAAAAGTGCGCCACATAACACCAATGTAAAGGTGTGCGtatatatacaggatgtttcagcgaacactttcaaaatgttttaaaggcttcctgtggcagatagctgaATTCTAGTTATCAGCCGGACACTACTTGCACTAAAACTTTTAGTACGAAATCTGCTAATTAACAGGAATTCTTCAGTTACCTATCTAGCTAAATATCTTATgacacatactgcaatttacaaattctagcagtggacttcccCAGGCGGATCCACTGGGAATCAATTCTCGGGACGACACAAGTtgcgagatataaattcccgagcTTTCCCGAAATTGCCGTTCCGGCTACTTGTGGGCTCAGTGCATAAAGCGGTGTTttcttaacaaattaactggaacgccaatgcatttctccgcaaagttcgggaatttatatctcgagcCTGGTGCCATCTTGGAAAGTCGTTCCAATTGGATCCGCCTAGCGAACGGCACGGATATAatccgtaaattgcaatatcggccataatgtaattagttaaaacctTATTAGTAATTATTTATTAAATGCTCGATTTTGCATCTCGATTGTTTGTGCAAgcattgtccgccgcttcgagcagaccagcccatgaactagaattgtgatatccgcCTCAGGCAATTGACTTTTAAAGATTTTTAaagtgttggctgaaacactctgtatatatatatatatatatatacatatatatagtcatataatgagaagccaacaaacactgacaccaagtacaacataggggaaattgcatgtgcttaataaatgaaataaagtaatgataaattaatggaaattaaagtggatgaaaaaacaacttgccgcaggtgggaaccgaacccacaaccttcgcatgtcgcgtgcgatgctctgccaattgagctaccgcggcggcgtttccccatccactttcttgggtatttatgtgtactagtagaaccctgggagtgttagccagcgcccccactcacagaccttggcggcggacgtggaacgtcttttttgccgcaggcgtcacgagaacgtgatcttttcgggtgaaggcaactggtcaatacacccacatatgctacctgaaggcatcaatgttgccggattcgagaccctctttatgtaataaacgagaagaaagggggtttaaccgagggacccgataattattagtcatataatgagaagccaacaaacactgacaccaagtacaacataggggaaattgcatgtgcttaataaatgaaataaagtaatgataaattaatggaaattaaagtggatgaaaaaacaacttgccgcaggtgggaaccgaacccacaaccttcgcatgtcgcgtgcgatgctctaccaattgagctaccgcggcggcgtttccccatccactttcttgggaatttatgtgtactagtagaaccctgggagtgttagccagcgcccccactcacagaccttggcggcggacgtggaacgtccgccgccaaggtctgtgagtgggggcgcaatttccattaatttatcattactttatttcatttattaagcacatgcaatttcccctatgttgtacttggtgtcagtgtttgttggcttctcattatatgactaataattatcgggtccctcggttaaaccccctttcttctcgtttatatatatatatatatatatatatatatatatatatatatatatatatatatatatatatatatgtgacgcTGTTAGCTGATGTCGAATCAGCACACGTATGCGTTTACGCATCATATGCTGCAATGAACCAAGACACGCAGCTCAGATTATATATATCTATACTCCTAAACAAAACCCCTAACCACATGAACACTGGTACCACAGAGTTTACTACAGCAATTACTAGAAAGGAACTCTCACGCTACGATccttcagccaccatgggaatgatggctaGTACACGGATGTGTCTAATCTTcttgcttgtggattcagacgctCTCGAGTCTTCGCTTATAACGCTTTATCTTGAAGCCGAAATAGGCCCATATTTCTAAGCAATTTACGCATTCTTTTTTCATGCAGAACGCAATAAGATTCTCGCTCGATCATTCGTCCGTAGCGCGATAATTTTAATGTAATTCTTCTGTGCTAAAGGCCCCGACTTCTAGTCTAACTGACGCACACATTTAGTAATGTTTACTTAATTATTTATAAAGCAGTACTTAAATATGTGATCACATTGCACAGTCAacaagccgtttgaagccagaaggacgaagtatATAGGCATATCCATATACTGGCCATCACTCCCGTGCTCGCTGAACTATCCTGCTTACAGTTCcagtagacactagcgccacagttccctctggtGGTGCTTGTATAACACTCGGTGACCGTGACTGTATGGAAGGTTTTTCTGCCTGTCGGCTGTTCTCTGTAACCTTTATTATGTACGCGGACGCAATTGGTTGCTTAGTACTACGACCACATATTCGTGCTCGGCGCTAGGTGTATGTGTCCGCTTGAAATCGAGAATGGTACGGAGACCCGTCTCGTTGGGAACATACCTGACAACAGTTAAAAACGGTGACCGCGACCAACGAAACTTTACCAAAgtaagacgtttcggctcccacacgggaagCCCTGTTCACGATGAAGTTGAAGAGGGGTCATGGTCCGCTTACGTTTGCTTTAAGATGTGACGTAACCATCTTTTTCTAGAATCCCTGACAATCCAGAACTCCCAGCGCACACTTATATCACCATGACGGCAACTTTCCCATGTCTCCGCACGTCGCCTAGGTCATATATTAAAGTGAGCTGTAGCCTCATCGATGTCTCGCCTTTCAGAAGAAGCTACAactttccttttctcttctttctatgtttctttctttttttttcctgctcgcAATCGCCACAGATATGCGCAGAACGCATATGTTCGAGCCGATATCTCAACGCCTTGCTAAAAATTTTGGCATCGCGCAAAACCAAGCATGAAAACGATATGCGTTATCAATTTTGTTACTTACCTCTGGAACTCTCCTAGCTCCCCTCTGACATTGTCGATGTATTAAACGGTCTCGTTACCTATGCGCCTTATGATTGGCTGAAGATTAGGCTACGCACAACGGGTGTGTCAAAAGCAGCTGGCGCTTGATTGAGCGTCACAGACACCTGTCCCGAGGAGAGACGGTGGCCACGTCGGCACCGAGGCGATCACTTGGACAGCTGTGCCTGGAACGCGGATTCCCCATGGAGGGCGAGTTGGTTTCTGCCGAGCTGCTTCGTCTGAACTGCACGCGAGGCCACAATCGCGTCTGTCAACTGCTGCGACACCTCACAGCCTGCAACAAAGTCTTGTGGCACGTGGGCCTTCAGCTACGCGAAGACACGAACGACGCGCTCGGAGAAGTGAGCGTCGCGACTGTGCCGAGCATTCGCCGCCGATTCCTGAGCCACACCGAGCAGGCGGCCATCGCCCTCCTTTGCCGCTTGATCGCAGAGCACAGGTGCATTGTCGCAGCGGAGCTGAACTACTCAGTGGCAAACACAGGTCCGCTGGACGCAGTCCTGGCGTCTTCGTCGAGTCTGAGAAGGATCAGAGTCATCGGAATCGCGAGCGACCACCCGGAAGACCCATTCTCCCACTTGCATTACACTGATGAATTCATCTTCCGCCCGGCCTGCGGACATTCTTATGCAAGAATGACGATCCCGAATCGCCTGCTCACGCGAGACGATGCCATGCTCACGTCGTTGGACGTGGCTGCAACGAGAATGAACCGAGCCTCGGCCGAGAAGCTCATCGACGCGCTCATCGAGAACTGCACGATCACTGAACTCGTCGTTGGAGCCTCTGTCTTTGCGTGCGGCCCTAGGAACCGACCGTCAGAGCGGTTTGCGCAGTATCTGACCAAGGAGGACGCGACGCTTCGTAAACTCACTCTAAGAGCGGTCTACTTCGATTCCGCACTCGGGTGCGAAGTTCTCGTGCGAGCCGTCTCCGTAATGACGACACTGCAAGAGTTGGATGTGCAGTTTCACGCCGGCAGCCGAGACTACGTGTACTTCATGAGAGTGATCGCCGGGAGCCGCAGCCTGCGCTCGTTAAGCCTGCGATTCACGGGTTTCGGCGATGGACGCATCGTTCCGTACCCAACTATACCCGCGCACGTGGTCAACGTTCATGCTTGGGCCTCGGCGTTAAGGAAAAACAGGACTCTGGAGAAGTTGGTCCTCGACATTTCGTGGTCCACAACCGCAGACTGCTTAGTCTTACTGCGAGCACTCGCGGGCAACCGCTCTATCCGGAAATTGACCTTGCACAGTCTTCCCCACGACGGTGGCCTGCGCCAGGCCTATGGCATTATACGGGAGTGCCGACTCGCCCCCAGGGTCGGCATCGGGGCCCATCGCGTAGGACCTCGAGATCTTCTAGCGCTTTGGTACTGTCCCCAAGTGATAGCCGTCATTCTCAGTTACAGATACTTTCTCGACCCGACTGACTTTTTATTCGCCTTAAATATTGTGGCTTCTCGCAAGCACGTAACATCGCTTACCGCATTTCTCCACTTCTTCGACGCCGACATTTATGCCTCATTGTCCGCTTATATAAGAAGCGCTTCTGCGCTGAAAGCCATTGAGCTCAGTGTCCGGCTCGACTACACTCACGCTATCTTGTTTCATGCAAGCTTTGCCGACGAGACTCCCCTCGATCGCTGTATGTCTGCCTTGTGCGAAGCCTTATCTTCGAACCTCGGCATCACCAAGATCACGCTCGAGTCGGCGGTGCAGTTGCGCGATGACGTCTACCCGGTGCTCGCCCGTGCCGCTACAAATCCCCGTCTTCACGAGCTCTGTCTGAGAGGATTCAAGGTAGAATCTTGCGCGACCTTCCTGGAGTTTCTATTTCCAAGAA
This genomic window contains:
- the LOC139048899 gene encoding uncharacterized protein, which codes for MTIPNRLLTRDDAMLTSLDVAATRMNRASAEKLIDALIENCTITELVVGASVFACGPRNRPSERFAQYLTKEDATLRKLTLRAVYFDSALGCEVLVRAVSVMTTLQELDVQFHAGSRDYVYFMRVIAGSRSLRSLSLRFTGFGDGRIVPYPTIPAHVVNVHAWASALRKNRTLEKLVLDISWSTTADCLVLLRALAGNRSIRKLTLHSLPHDGGLRQAYGIIRECRLAPRVGIGAHRVGPRDLLALWYCPQVIAVILSYRYFLDPTDFLFALNIVASRKHVTSLTAFLHFFDADIYASLSAYIRSASALKAIELSVRLDYTHAILFHASFADETPLDRCMSALCEALSSNLGITKITLESAVQLRDDVYPVLARAATNPRLHELCLRGFKVESCATFLEFLFPRMAHKYNLLRLEVTACSPANAEMFAAQDIVRRNYSLVERATRFVLGDRNPYCARAFEILSEHLVLVECVRARASLGGEAEAAAMVSAVERSVVLADVHEYMRLTGVVKTRVECNVRDDGGMQLDQLNYDCWIYIRQYLEVADVLQT